A stretch of the Solanum dulcamara chromosome 6, daSolDulc1.2, whole genome shotgun sequence genome encodes the following:
- the LOC129891122 gene encoding lysM domain-containing protein ARB_03442-like, with product MARSSYKLTMLFSFVLLFLLSINIAESRIVSSRIGTNSALICSKIYGANIGDTCFSIMQQFSVTAEAFTTFNPNLNCEKMFVGEWICLDGSSL from the exons ATGGCCAGATCAAGCTACAAATTAACCATGCTTTTTAGCTTTGTTCTATTGTTCCTTCTCTCCATTAACATAGCAGAAAGTAGAATTGTTTCCT CTAGAATTGGGACGAATTCTGCTCTGATATGCAGTAAGATTTATGGTGCAAATATTGGAGATACATGCTTCAGCATTATGCAACAGTTTAGTGTGACGGCTGAGGCCTTTACTACTTTCAATCCCAATCTCAATTGTGAAAAAATGTTTGTTGGTGAATGGATATGCCTTGATGGTTCCTCCTTGTAA